A genomic segment from Candidatus Babeliales bacterium encodes:
- a CDS encoding ankyrin repeat domain-containing protein — translation MVKNNFTKILMVGVLLCGAMPLFAMERVKKIVRQVQGGPEYANDIFSAIKQGSADSVKYWLDQGVDIETKDPSGKTLLMIAVEQGKQDIARLLLDRKAYIEARDVDGKTALMLAVKKNDREMVILLLDKGADIDVVDKDGDALLAVALKQYQTELAKLLIDKGVNIDEVDKYGKTLLVNAIERGDTLGATLLLDRGADTNSISQYGTTPLILALESNRLEVAKLFIDKGADIDAVDRYGLTALLIAIKMHQVEIVTLLIDKGANTEAVDTYGSTALIVAVEKGQVKVATLLIDKGANIDAVDKNGSTALIVALNRGQVEIATLLIDKGANINAVDKNGSTALIIALQDGLVEVATLLIDKGANSNAVDKNGRSALMIAINRNQFEMIPLLLNKGANIDYNAVQSLLMYGLKDDYIVTLLQSLANSKNADGEPIVAQAIIHNDSELAERLIKNGANPYLRDKAGLNAFDYAHAQDNPAMLAILRQTQIKAPTNEPVAEHEVKSTDTQKAIRRLARLSGHMAPEQQQEAVTSGNELPIGSAQEQLTPTEVHYSGYGKNIESKYGEGSKYGRKGRALLDDPIVKECIEKERVAYQQGEYVFYRSEPGKYRVYEFFLEELYRLVRLLSNNDRLKPFIMTRFFKYAAKEQTINEYIDTKPWKAHKLGKTLNVLLSANIPLFGNVHNSGSCTWDYFLNNYEATGKVDVQDMFQDIFNIYGFDNKYIKQLLALQKGKIEEASSLQQIIIPKKSVDDVVMFATHGYCFPWPEMVDPSCWDPKAVSVDPKGNEKLGRHTCVSSIIDKYRNGDIEIDDNMQVRILMNAVYGLNPASGIEFNLYTRLPKKRIEYFKKQVAEITDAMFSDWLKTQLKSKEVSAGVEGEPLGDVLQRLGKGRKEQEKVKAKL, via the coding sequence ATGGTCAAAAATAATTTTACTAAAATATTGATGGTTGGTGTGTTGTTATGTGGTGCAATGCCATTGTTTGCAATGGAGCGCGTGAAAAAAATAGTAAGGCAAGTGCAGGGGGGACCTGAATATGCAAACGATATTTTTAGTGCAATCAAGCAAGGAAGTGCTGATTCGGTTAAGTATTGGTTGGATCAAGGGGTTGATATTGAGACTAAGGATCCTTCTGGTAAAACATTGTTAATGATTGCAGTTGAGCAGGGCAAGCAAGATATTGCTCGGTTGTTGCTTGATAGAAAAGCATATATTGAAGCTCGAGATGTAGATGGTAAAACGGCATTGATGTTAGCAGTAAAGAAGAATGATAGAGAGATGGTAATATTATTGCTTGATAAAGGCGCTGATATTGATGTTGTAGATAAAGATGGCGACGCGTTATTAGCAGTTGCTCTTAAACAGTATCAGACTGAACTAGCTAAGTTGCTAATCGATAAAGGCGTTAATATTGATGAAGTAGATAAATATGGCAAAACGTTATTGGTTAATGCCATTGAGCGGGGAGATACTCTAGGAGCTACATTGTTGCTCGATAGAGGTGCTGATACTAATTCTATAAGTCAATACGGTACGACACCATTGATTTTAGCACTTGAATCGAATCGGTTAGAGGTAGCAAAATTATTTATCGATAAAGGCGCTGATATTGATGCAGTAGATAGATATGGCCTCACGGCACTGCTCATTGCTATTAAGATGCATCAGGTTGAAATAGTCACATTACTGATTGATAAAGGTGCTAATACTGAAGCTGTGGATACATATGGTAGCACGGCATTGATCGTTGCTGTTGAAAAGGGTCAGGTTAAAGTAGCTACATTGCTCATTGATAAAGGCGCTAATATTGATGCAGTAGATAAAAATGGTAGCACTGCATTGATCGTTGCTCTTAATAGGGGTCAGGTTGAAATAGCCACATTGCTGATTGATAAAGGTGCTAATATTAATGCAGTAGATAAAAATGGCAGCACGGCACTGATTATTGCTCTTCAAGATGGTCTGGTTGAAGTAGCTACATTGCTCATTGATAAAGGTGCTAATAGTAATGCAGTAGATAAAAATGGCAGGTCGGCACTCATGATTGCAATTAACAGAAATCAATTTGAGATGATTCCGTTATTACTCAATAAAGGCGCGAACATTGATTATAATGCAGTACAATCGCTTTTGATGTATGGGCTCAAAGATGATTATATTGTTACGCTATTACAATCACTGGCAAATTCTAAGAATGCTGACGGTGAGCCCATTGTAGCTCAGGCTATAATACATAATGATAGTGAGCTGGCTGAGCGTCTTATAAAAAATGGAGCAAATCCTTACTTACGAGATAAGGCGGGGTTGAATGCGTTTGATTATGCGCATGCGCAGGATAATCCAGCAATGCTTGCAATATTACGCCAAACACAGATTAAGGCGCCAACAAACGAACCGGTTGCCGAGCATGAAGTGAAATCTACAGATACGCAAAAAGCTATTCGTCGATTGGCGCGGCTATCTGGACATATGGCCCCAGAGCAGCAACAGGAAGCAGTTACTTCTGGAAACGAATTGCCGATTGGATCAGCACAGGAGCAGTTGACCCCAACAGAAGTTCACTATAGTGGGTACGGTAAAAACATAGAATCAAAATATGGTGAAGGCAGTAAATATGGAAGAAAGGGACGTGCTTTATTAGATGATCCGATTGTAAAAGAGTGTATAGAAAAAGAGCGCGTTGCATATCAACAAGGTGAGTATGTTTTTTATAGATCAGAGCCGGGAAAATATAGAGTATATGAATTTTTCTTGGAGGAATTGTATCGGTTGGTGCGCTTGCTCAGCAATAATGATCGGTTAAAGCCTTTTATTATGACTCGCTTTTTTAAATATGCGGCCAAGGAGCAAACAATTAATGAATATATCGATACCAAGCCATGGAAGGCTCATAAACTGGGTAAAACGCTCAATGTTTTATTATCAGCGAACATACCGTTATTTGGTAATGTGCATAACTCAGGGAGCTGCACGTGGGATTATTTTTTAAACAACTATGAAGCTACGGGAAAAGTGGATGTGCAAGATATGTTCCAAGATATTTTTAACATCTACGGTTTTGATAACAAATACATCAAGCAGTTATTGGCATTACAAAAAGGTAAAATAGAAGAAGCTTCATCATTGCAGCAGATTATTATCCCTAAAAAAAGTGTGGATGATGTAGTGATGTTTGCAACTCATGGCTACTGCTTTCCGTGGCCAGAAATGGTTGATCCATCATGTTGGGATCCAAAAGCGGTGAGTGTAGATCCTAAAGGGAATGAAAAATTAGGCAGACATACCTGTGTGTCATCTATTATAGATAAATATAGAAACGGTGACATTGAAATTGATGATAATATGCAAGTGCGGATATTAATGAACGCAGTATATGGTCTTAATCCGGCAAGTGGTATTGAGTTTAATTTGTATACGCGGCTTCCGAAAAAACGAATTGAGTATTTTAAAAAGCAAGTTGCAGAAATTACTGATGCAATGTTTAGTGATTGGCTCAAAACGCAACTGAAAAGTAAAGAGGTTTCGGCAGGTGTTGAAGGTGAGCCACTAGGAGATGTGTTGCAACGTCTTGGTAAAGGACGCAAAGAGCAAGAGAAGGTCAAAGCAAAATTATAA
- the tilS gene encoding tRNA lysidine(34) synthetase TilS, with product MKDTDTNLLKNIHAFIAKHNLIPPHAKIVLGLSGGPDSLFLLHLLAPLHHAGTITLVAAHLDHGWREASARDAQFCLKVGSDLGVPVISRKLSDLAFSCKFNGSQEEIGRKARRYFLETVQQEHGADLIALAHHADDQQETFFIRMIRGASLAGLSAMQPKQGAYIRPLLDCKKQDLLDYLHGNNITYLIDATNEMPTYLRNRIRLNVLPALRNADPRFDTTFATTLNQIQDTQRYLATHTTQVFKEIADLTTSPIQINKTQFLALDPFMQKNIIMHWLCVEQASCTPTQRLFDEIIRFIQQPSPGIHALHTTWSLHKNKNVVYIKKNH from the coding sequence ATGAAAGATACAGATACTAATTTGTTAAAAAACATTCACGCATTTATCGCTAAACATAACCTTATTCCTCCACACGCAAAAATTGTCCTTGGGTTATCTGGCGGTCCCGATTCTCTGTTTTTACTGCATCTGCTCGCGCCCCTGCATCATGCCGGCACCATCACGTTGGTTGCTGCACATCTTGATCATGGCTGGCGAGAAGCATCTGCACGCGACGCTCAATTTTGCCTCAAGGTGGGGTCTGACCTTGGCGTCCCTGTAATCAGCCGAAAATTATCCGATCTTGCATTCTCATGTAAATTTAATGGCTCACAAGAAGAAATCGGGCGCAAAGCACGCCGCTATTTTCTTGAAACAGTCCAACAAGAGCATGGCGCCGATCTGATTGCCCTTGCTCATCACGCAGATGATCAACAAGAAACATTCTTCATCCGCATGATTCGCGGTGCAAGCCTTGCCGGTCTTTCTGCTATGCAACCAAAACAAGGTGCATACATTCGCCCGCTGCTAGATTGCAAAAAACAGGATCTTTTAGATTATTTACACGGTAACAATATTACCTATCTGATTGACGCCACCAACGAGATGCCTACCTACTTAAGAAATCGTATACGTCTTAATGTGTTGCCCGCATTACGAAATGCAGATCCCCGATTTGATACCACCTTTGCAACCACTCTGAACCAAATACAGGACACACAGCGATACCTTGCAACCCATACCACACAAGTTTTTAAAGAAATCGCTGATCTAACAACCAGCCCAATACAAATAAATAAAACACAATTTCTTGCGCTTGATCCATTCATGCAAAAAAATATTATTATGCACTGGTTATGCGTTGAACAAGCATCATGCACGCCAACCCAACGATTGTTCGATGAAATCATACGATTTATACAACAGCCCAGTCCAGGCATCCATGCTCTCCATACAACATGGTCTCTTCATAAAAATAAAAATGTTGTCTATATAAAAAAAAACCACTGA
- a CDS encoding S-adenosylmethionine decarboxylase yields the protein MKKLVLMLLSIATCAQLQASDSYVGKSYAAIQRAFDSKKAWALTTNIDVCSCDMDKIRSAGQLQDFCIQLCSLLNIQRYGEAEISHPGDTQRTTGYLVMQPIERGYLAIQCANATNNVYIDLVSCKVYNPYAVVEAAKKFFGAQDTAMSISLRV from the coding sequence ATGAAAAAACTTGTCTTAATGTTGCTCAGTATAGCTACCTGTGCCCAGCTCCAAGCGAGCGATAGCTATGTGGGTAAGTCATATGCCGCCATTCAAAGGGCATTTGATAGTAAAAAGGCATGGGCCTTAACCACTAATATAGATGTTTGCAGTTGCGATATGGATAAAATTCGTTCAGCGGGTCAGTTACAAGATTTTTGTATACAGCTGTGTAGTTTGTTGAATATACAACGGTATGGCGAAGCAGAGATCTCTCATCCAGGGGACACGCAACGGACCACAGGATATTTGGTAATGCAGCCGATTGAACGAGGTTACCTAGCGATTCAATGTGCTAATGCGACTAATAATGTGTATATCGATTTGGTGAGCTGCAAGGTGTATAACCCGTATGCGGTTGTAGAAGCGGCTAAGAAATTTTTTGGCGCTCAAGATACAGCAATGTCTATTTCACTACGCGTGTAA
- a CDS encoding AAA family ATPase, which produces MTNQPKRMGIHYSIFEDFVTENRIYVDKTEHIYNLITTPSYKHFYFVSRPRRFGKSLFISTLKALFSGKKELFKEYWIGQNGNYNWTQHPIIHIDFGGIAHRTPEDFKQSLYNNIHAQAQEYGITLPYNTTEDALRFLVKELTQKNKVVLLIDEYDKPIVDHITNLSLAEQNRTILGNFYTTVKSLETEWRAIFITGVSKFAKTSLFSGLNNLKELSLDPIAAELFGYTEQELVTYYSPQIDALAQHIGKTKEETIKDLKNWYDGYRFSKDMQKPLMYNPLSVTTCLANKEFANYWFNTGSPGFLIALLRHKGISLEIDEPIEMSMKGFDTIDIHNIPLYALLVQTGYLTITAYDPSANAFTLDYPNQEVRESFKDYLVQAFAYATPDTLEMELVRMRRALLELNFETFCNAIKILFAAIPYNLHISRESYYHSLIHFMFDLLSMRPQSEVASSHGRADLVLHTARNIIVFEFKYNSLAQNALDQILQKKYYEKYMNQNKEIVLVGINITFKEKQLEFEWIKQTLTKS; this is translated from the coding sequence ATGACTAATCAACCGAAAAGAATGGGAATTCATTACAGTATATTTGAAGATTTCGTTACCGAAAACCGCATCTACGTTGATAAAACCGAACATATTTATAATCTCATAACAACTCCCAGCTACAAACATTTTTACTTTGTATCTCGACCTCGCCGATTTGGAAAATCCCTTTTCATCTCTACCCTCAAAGCTCTTTTTTCAGGTAAAAAAGAGTTGTTTAAAGAATATTGGATTGGTCAAAATGGTAATTATAATTGGACTCAACATCCAATTATTCATATCGACTTTGGTGGTATCGCTCATAGAACTCCAGAAGACTTTAAACAAAGCTTATATAATAATATTCATGCACAAGCGCAAGAATATGGCATAACGTTACCTTATAATACAACTGAAGATGCATTACGATTTCTTGTTAAAGAATTAACACAAAAGAATAAAGTTGTGCTGCTTATTGACGAATACGATAAGCCCATTGTAGACCATATTACTAATCTATCTCTTGCCGAACAAAACAGAACAATCCTAGGTAATTTTTATACGACCGTAAAATCACTTGAAACAGAGTGGCGTGCTATTTTTATAACTGGCGTTAGTAAGTTTGCCAAAACATCATTATTTTCTGGTCTAAACAATCTCAAAGAACTTTCTTTAGACCCTATAGCAGCAGAACTGTTTGGATACACCGAGCAGGAACTGGTTACTTATTATTCACCGCAAATAGATGCTCTTGCACAACATATTGGCAAAACAAAAGAAGAAACAATCAAGGATCTAAAAAACTGGTACGATGGATATCGGTTCTCAAAAGATATGCAAAAGCCTCTTATGTATAACCCACTTTCTGTTACCACATGTTTAGCAAATAAAGAATTTGCTAATTATTGGTTTAATACCGGATCTCCTGGTTTTTTGATAGCGCTATTACGACACAAAGGAATCAGCCTGGAAATCGATGAACCCATTGAAATGTCTATGAAAGGGTTTGATACTATTGATATTCATAATATTCCACTTTATGCCCTTCTTGTACAAACTGGCTACTTAACAATTACAGCTTATGATCCTTCTGCAAATGCTTTCACCCTAGATTATCCTAATCAAGAAGTACGAGAATCATTTAAGGATTATCTGGTACAAGCATTTGCTTACGCTACTCCAGATACCTTAGAAATGGAACTTGTACGAATGCGCAGAGCCCTACTCGAACTGAACTTTGAAACATTTTGCAATGCAATAAAAATTCTTTTCGCTGCAATTCCATATAATCTCCATATTTCACGAGAGAGCTATTATCACTCTCTCATTCATTTTATGTTTGATTTGCTCAGCATGCGACCACAATCAGAAGTTGCTTCCAGCCACGGCAGAGCAGATCTTGTACTACACACAGCTCGCAACATCATAGTTTTTGAATTCAAATACAATAGCTTGGCACAAAACGCTCTCGATCAAATTCTCCAAAAAAAATATTACGAAAAATACATGAACCAAAATAAAGAGATCGTTTTAGTGGGCATTAACATAACCTTTAAAGAAAAACAGTTAGAATTTGAATGGATCAAACAAACTCTAACTAAATCGTAA
- a CDS encoding Npt1/Npt2 family nucleotide transporter, whose translation MLAPMINYFFPDVKKEETRMFGLLAITGFFVIGTYWLLRLLKNTIFYTVAFPVELGWPAQQGTAFQPLAKVISPFVVLAVVLIYSKLIDMFKKHQLFYIICFFYGTLFAIIGSIIAIKDVYGAQVLGREVLAITGWFSYFAVESFGSLLPALFWSFTNSISTTDAAKRGFPLIVTFMQIGAIGGSALLLVTEHVGSLSPFVCAASLLTFAVAGMMHYFMSTIPASQMVGNPTAAATEKKKEGFFEGFYSGILLLVTRPYLLSVFVVSTFYEIASQIIDFQMHAQANRIYTATEFSWFEGVFGVLSNGLSFMIALLGTSYIVKRFGIRVSLMIYPVLFAITIAALLLFFLYGAPTTAQLLWATLASFMIIKSVGYAVNNPLKEMMYIPTSKDAKFKSKGWTDMFGGRIAKGTGGYINGWFKHDPAMLMVYGTFISFGIIGVWMAAALYLGRKNQKLIASGEIIE comes from the coding sequence ATGTTAGCACCGATGATTAATTATTTTTTTCCTGATGTGAAGAAGGAAGAGACCCGGATGTTTGGGTTATTGGCAATTACCGGTTTTTTTGTTATTGGAACGTACTGGCTTCTCCGATTACTAAAAAACACTATCTTTTATACTGTTGCGTTTCCCGTTGAGCTTGGCTGGCCAGCGCAGCAAGGAACGGCCTTCCAACCGCTTGCTAAAGTTATCTCCCCATTCGTTGTTCTTGCTGTTGTTTTAATATACTCAAAGTTGATTGATATGTTCAAAAAACATCAACTTTTCTATATTATTTGTTTTTTCTACGGAACATTGTTTGCGATTATTGGCAGTATTATTGCAATAAAAGATGTATATGGTGCGCAAGTTCTTGGTAGAGAAGTTCTTGCTATTACCGGCTGGTTTTCTTATTTTGCTGTGGAAAGCTTTGGGTCTTTATTACCGGCGCTTTTCTGGTCATTTACCAACAGTATTAGCACCACAGATGCGGCAAAACGTGGGTTCCCTTTGATTGTTACGTTTATGCAGATCGGTGCAATTGGTGGTTCGGCACTTTTACTAGTGACAGAGCATGTTGGCAGCTTGTCACCGTTTGTGTGTGCAGCATCATTATTAACCTTTGCTGTCGCTGGTATGATGCACTATTTCATGAGCACAATTCCTGCAAGTCAAATGGTTGGTAACCCAACAGCAGCCGCAACTGAAAAGAAAAAAGAAGGTTTCTTTGAAGGGTTCTACTCAGGTATTTTGTTGTTAGTAACACGTCCGTATTTATTAAGTGTATTTGTTGTTTCTACATTTTATGAAATAGCTTCACAGATTATTGATTTTCAAATGCATGCGCAAGCGAATCGTATATATACAGCAACTGAATTTAGCTGGTTTGAAGGTGTCTTTGGTGTTTTATCAAATGGTCTTTCATTCATGATTGCATTACTTGGTACTTCGTATATCGTTAAACGATTTGGCATCCGTGTTTCATTAATGATTTATCCAGTTTTATTTGCAATTACTATCGCAGCTTTGCTTCTGTTCTTCTTGTATGGTGCGCCAACAACCGCACAGTTATTGTGGGCAACATTGGCATCATTCATGATAATCAAGTCTGTAGGATATGCAGTAAATAATCCACTGAAAGAAATGATGTATATTCCAACATCTAAAGATGCGAAGTTCAAATCTAAAGGTTGGACAGACATGTTCGGTGGTAGAATTGCAAAAGGTACCGGTGGTTATATTAATGGTTGGTTCAAGCATGATCCAGCAATGTTGATGGTCTATGGAACATTTATCAGCTTTGGTATTATCGGTGTCTGGATGGCGGCGGCGTTATACCTTGGCCGTAAGAACCAGAAGTTGATTGCATCTGGCGAAATCATCGAGTAA
- a CDS encoding FAD-dependent oxidoreductase, producing the protein MNKVVIIGAGLTGLSAAYHFEQKQDHSFTIFEKEQTVGGLCRSIQQDGFTFDYTGHLLHATDPYFQSFLNNTIGDANLHNITRKSVIYSQNRYTAYPYQIHLHGLPAATIIACINGYINRKTSSDPKTFYQWALHNFGSGFTKQFFIPYQQKIFSYDPRKITASWTGRFVPKTSLLQILHGALHPETQQDIGYNSQFFYPTHGGINQWITAIARKLKTPIATNHSVQNIDLKTKTVIFSNGHTQQYDQLISTIPLSTLLAVIIDKPTTSFNLARNKLLCNSIINFNIGVNRPDLSEHHWIYFPENKYPFYRIGFPHNIAAHAVPTGCSSLYGEFSYINKSKQWIQTTLESALKATQQLLHFSKHDIVTEKTINIPHAYVIFNFWREQHLSRLLNALALESIHSIGRYGAWKYSSMQEAVLDGKEIVETLSAQSTQQSHPASCITVKGTRNATQNNNRLV; encoded by the coding sequence ATGAACAAAGTAGTTATTATCGGCGCTGGGCTCACCGGACTATCAGCCGCATACCATTTTGAACAAAAACAAGATCATTCGTTTACTATATTTGAAAAAGAACAAACTGTTGGCGGACTTTGTCGTTCCATACAACAAGATGGATTCACCTTCGATTATACAGGACACCTCCTGCACGCAACCGATCCTTATTTTCAATCTTTTTTGAATAACACCATAGGAGATGCAAACCTCCACAATATTACTCGAAAATCGGTCATATATTCTCAGAACCGATATACTGCATATCCCTACCAAATACATCTGCACGGATTACCTGCTGCAACTATTATCGCCTGCATTAATGGATACATCAATCGAAAAACCAGTTCTGATCCTAAAACATTTTATCAATGGGCATTACACAATTTTGGTTCTGGATTTACCAAGCAATTTTTTATTCCCTATCAACAAAAAATATTTTCCTACGATCCACGAAAAATAACTGCTAGTTGGACTGGACGCTTTGTCCCAAAAACAAGTCTACTGCAGATACTCCACGGAGCGTTACACCCAGAAACACAACAAGACATTGGATATAATAGTCAGTTTTTTTACCCAACTCATGGCGGCATAAACCAATGGATCACTGCCATTGCAAGAAAATTAAAAACTCCGATTGCTACTAATCATTCAGTACAAAACATAGATTTGAAAACCAAAACAGTGATATTCTCCAATGGCCATACACAGCAGTATGATCAACTGATCAGCACCATACCGCTCTCTACCCTTCTGGCTGTAATTATCGATAAACCAACAACATCATTCAACCTTGCACGCAACAAACTACTATGCAATTCCATCATCAATTTCAATATTGGCGTCAATCGACCCGATCTATCAGAACATCATTGGATCTACTTTCCTGAAAACAAATACCCTTTTTACCGAATCGGATTCCCTCACAACATTGCCGCCCATGCAGTGCCTACTGGATGCAGTTCGCTCTATGGAGAATTTTCGTATATCAATAAATCAAAGCAATGGATTCAAACAACCCTTGAGAGTGCCTTAAAAGCCACCCAACAATTATTGCATTTTTCCAAGCATGATATAGTCACAGAAAAAACAATCAATATCCCACACGCATATGTAATTTTTAACTTTTGGCGCGAGCAACATCTATCCCGATTGCTTAATGCTCTAGCGCTAGAATCCATCCATTCAATCGGTCGTTATGGGGCATGGAAATATTCAAGCATGCAAGAAGCTGTACTCGATGGAAAAGAAATTGTTGAGACCCTGTCCGCCCAATCCACACAACAATCACATCCTGCATCATGTATTACTGTAAAAGGAACTAGAAATGCTACACAAAACAATAATCGATTGGTATAA
- a CDS encoding NAD-dependent epimerase/dehydratase family protein produces MLHKTIIDWYKNKSVLITGGCGFIGSRLAQTLVEASAQVTILDNLSTGNLQSISSFATSITFIHGSITDFITCLATTKNQEIIFHLAACTSVPNSIQTPHDCYMTNVTGTQNLLEAARINNVQRFIFASSAAVYGNQADVCHEDLPCTPQSPYGYSKQIGELLCKQYTQNYQLQTICPRYFNVFDEHHNGKNSGEGVVAQFQKQITNNQPITIFGDGMQVRDFVPIQTIVDATITLATLNRTEMNGQAVNIATGKSITMLTLIENLKKKSPGYSAEVLFQPARPGDLKYSYANCSKYKHLSNQ; encoded by the coding sequence ATGCTACACAAAACAATAATCGATTGGTATAAAAACAAATCAGTGCTAATAACCGGCGGATGCGGATTTATTGGCTCTCGATTAGCGCAGACCTTAGTTGAAGCGAGTGCACAGGTGACCATTTTAGATAATCTTTCAACAGGAAATTTACAAAGTATTTCATCTTTTGCCACATCAATCACTTTCATCCATGGCTCCATCACCGATTTTATTACCTGTCTCGCCACAACAAAAAACCAGGAAATTATTTTTCATTTAGCTGCATGTACTTCTGTACCAAATTCTATCCAAACCCCTCATGACTGTTATATGACCAACGTTACTGGCACACAGAACCTTCTTGAGGCTGCCCGTATTAATAACGTCCAGCGATTTATTTTTGCCTCATCTGCTGCTGTGTATGGCAACCAAGCAGATGTATGTCATGAAGATCTACCCTGCACACCACAATCTCCTTATGGATATTCAAAACAGATTGGAGAGCTTTTATGCAAACAATACACGCAGAACTATCAACTACAAACCATCTGCCCCCGTTATTTTAACGTTTTTGATGAACACCATAATGGCAAAAACTCTGGCGAGGGCGTAGTCGCGCAATTTCAAAAGCAAATAACAAATAATCAACCAATCACTATTTTTGGTGATGGAATGCAAGTGCGTGATTTTGTGCCAATACAAACCATTGTTGATGCAACTATAACCCTTGCCACACTTAATAGAACAGAAATGAATGGCCAAGCGGTGAACATTGCAACCGGCAAAAGCATTACTATGCTTACATTGATTGAAAATCTCAAAAAAAAATCTCCTGGATATTCGGCGGAAGTTCTCTTCCAACCAGCACGACCAGGAGATTTAAAATATTCGTATGCTAATTGCTCAAAGTATAAACATTTAAGCAATCAATAA
- the dnaJ gene encoding molecular chaperone DnaJ: MQKQDYYKILGVPKGASDTDIKAAYRKLALKYHPDRNPDNAQAENKFKEAAQAYEVLSDANKRKAYDQFGHAGVDGMHAGGGGHQHQNMDDIFNSFGDIFGDIFGGQGQRQKKKNGPQPQRGHDLTKDLSITLQESFLGTKKELSYYRFVACTGCDGNGAEKGTSVKACQPCNGSGQMNYRQGFFMYSQPCSPCSGHGYIMTSPCASCKGQSRTQTFDKFSINIPQGIYDGAELRITQKGDAGVYGGPAGDLFVKIQIQPDTQFQRVGDDLVCSVFLTYPQLVLGAQVEIESIDGSKHTIKIKKGCPVDEKIVIPGKGFQKIRSSACGSLVVVAKCHIPKKISNEAKDALVNYADQIGNDANNNDGSIVGFFKKFLG; encoded by the coding sequence ATGCAAAAACAAGATTATTATAAAATTCTCGGCGTGCCCAAAGGTGCCTCTGATACGGATATCAAAGCGGCATACCGAAAACTAGCCCTAAAGTATCATCCTGATCGCAATCCCGATAATGCGCAGGCTGAAAACAAATTCAAAGAAGCTGCCCAGGCATATGAGGTTCTTTCTGACGCCAATAAACGTAAAGCATATGATCAATTTGGTCATGCCGGGGTTGATGGCATGCATGCTGGTGGTGGCGGACATCAACATCAGAATATGGATGATATCTTTAATAGCTTTGGCGATATCTTTGGCGATATTTTCGGCGGCCAAGGTCAACGCCAAAAAAAGAAAAATGGCCCTCAACCACAACGCGGTCATGATTTGACCAAAGACCTCTCTATTACTTTGCAAGAATCGTTCTTGGGAACCAAAAAAGAACTTTCATACTACCGATTTGTTGCATGTACTGGTTGTGATGGTAACGGTGCAGAAAAAGGAACATCGGTTAAAGCATGCCAACCATGTAACGGCAGCGGACAGATGAACTACCGCCAAGGTTTTTTCATGTACTCTCAACCGTGTAGCCCTTGCTCTGGCCACGGTTATATCATGACCTCACCATGCGCCAGCTGCAAAGGTCAATCGCGCACCCAAACATTTGATAAATTCTCTATCAATATTCCACAAGGAATTTATGATGGGGCGGAATTGCGTATTACCCAAAAAGGTGATGCCGGCGTATATGGCGGTCCTGCAGGAGATCTCTTTGTTAAAATACAGATTCAACCTGATACACAGTTCCAACGAGTAGGCGACGATTTAGTATGCTCCGTATTTCTCACCTATCCACAGCTTGTTTTAGGCGCACAAGTGGAAATCGAAAGTATCGATGGATCAAAACATACTATAAAGATTAAAAAGGGCTGCCCTGTTGATGAAAAAATAGTCATTCCTGGCAAAGGATTCCAAAAGATTCGTAGCTCTGCATGTGGAAGCCTTGTTGTAGTCGCTAAATGTCACATCCCGAAGAAAATATCTAACGAGGCAAAAGATGCGCTCGTTAATTATGCAGATCAAATTGGCAATGATGCCAATAACAATGATGGCAGCATCGTTGGATTTTTTAAGAAGTTTCTTGGGTAA